A window from Alkalicoccobacillus plakortidis encodes these proteins:
- a CDS encoding response regulator, whose amino-acid sequence MINVLIIEDDPMVAKFNGIYLERVAGFSLVGTANTIKTAWEILEKEEVHLILLDIYINHENGLELLTELRSKSMETDVIVVSSANDQTSIQMALRFGAVDYLMKPFEFERFKEALSQYAHQFNQLQTEALKQEELDHLFLSRNRVDESGQEELPKGITKHTFLRVLKEIKHFDSWFSTADLAVASSISRVSLRKYLRYLEESEFLEMEVSYEGSGRPLQQYKVSAKGNEYMMSLFLGEK is encoded by the coding sequence ATGATAAACGTATTAATCATTGAAGACGATCCCATGGTTGCAAAATTTAATGGGATTTATTTAGAGCGTGTTGCTGGCTTTTCATTAGTAGGTACAGCTAATACGATTAAGACAGCATGGGAGATATTAGAGAAAGAAGAAGTGCATTTAATCTTGTTAGATATTTACATCAATCATGAAAATGGACTAGAGCTGCTGACAGAGCTAAGATCTAAAAGTATGGAGACAGATGTCATCGTAGTCAGCTCCGCAAATGACCAAACATCTATACAGATGGCGCTTAGATTTGGTGCAGTTGATTACTTGATGAAACCCTTTGAATTTGAGCGTTTTAAAGAGGCATTGAGTCAATACGCACATCAATTTAATCAACTTCAAACAGAAGCATTAAAGCAAGAAGAGCTTGATCATTTATTCTTATCCAGAAACAGAGTGGATGAATCGGGTCAAGAGGAACTGCCAAAAGGCATAACTAAGCATACTTTTCTAAGAGTTCTAAAAGAAATTAAGCATTTTGATAGCTGGTTTTCAACAGCTGATTTGGCAGTAGCGTCATCCATATCTAGGGTTTCCCTTAGAAAGTATCTCCGTTATTTAGAAGAGAGCGAGTTTTTAGAAATGGAGGTATCCTACGAAGGTTCAGGAAGACCGCTTCAGCAATATAAAGTTAGTGCAAAAGGAAATGAATACATGATGTCACTATTTTTGGGAGAGAAGTAG
- a CDS encoding nicotinate phosphoribosyltransferase: protein MVQGKTLFDFVNPKEYRFVHICSSCGHPHFLKDDNVEHECKNCGDNAGYQVVPFYNPTEDYALDVDYYAITMMYALWKQNVHKNHVVYDDFYRKPPFVRGVGDYRGELGGYVAFGGLDHLISMLSSLYFNEQDIEYLRQQPESFDEAFLDDLRALRFSGDLYSIEEGNLVFPNTPSLRIEAPVWECIWIEAMLLNTINSESLLLTKGSRLITVTGGDVLLEMGKRRAQGRDSSVNGAKMAYIAGFDATSNVKAGKEFAIPITGTMAHVYIMFHESEYEAFKTYADTFPEKVILLLDTTNTLESGLPNAIRIAKEMEQRGQKLVAVRLDSGDLAYLSKKVRKRLDEVGLDYVKISATNDLDEATIASLKQQGAKIDIWGVGTKFITAYDNPALGGVHKIVARSPFHHELKSDGGQYQAG, encoded by the coding sequence ATGGTACAAGGAAAAACGCTATTTGATTTTGTTAATCCAAAGGAATATAGATTCGTACATATTTGCTCATCATGTGGACATCCGCATTTTTTAAAAGATGATAATGTTGAACATGAATGTAAAAATTGTGGTGACAATGCTGGTTATCAAGTAGTTCCGTTTTATAATCCAACTGAGGATTATGCGCTTGATGTAGATTATTATGCGATAACGATGATGTACGCATTATGGAAGCAGAATGTCCATAAGAATCACGTTGTTTATGATGATTTTTACCGGAAACCTCCTTTTGTTCGTGGGGTTGGGGATTACAGAGGGGAGTTAGGTGGATACGTAGCATTTGGTGGATTAGATCACCTTATTTCCATGCTTTCTAGTTTGTATTTTAATGAGCAAGACATTGAATATCTTCGCCAACAACCAGAGTCGTTTGATGAAGCATTTCTGGATGATTTGCGTGCATTGCGTTTTAGTGGTGATCTATATTCAATTGAAGAAGGAAACTTAGTGTTTCCCAATACGCCATCCCTGCGTATCGAAGCGCCAGTTTGGGAGTGTATTTGGATTGAAGCGATGCTACTGAACACCATTAATTCAGAGTCGTTGCTTCTTACAAAGGGTTCTCGTTTAATAACTGTCACTGGCGGAGATGTGTTACTTGAGATGGGTAAACGCCGTGCGCAAGGAAGAGATTCTAGTGTAAACGGAGCTAAAATGGCGTACATAGCAGGTTTTGATGCAACAAGTAATGTGAAAGCAGGTAAAGAGTTTGCGATTCCTATAACCGGAACGATGGCTCATGTCTATATCATGTTCCATGAGAGTGAATATGAAGCATTTAAAACATACGCCGATACTTTTCCAGAAAAAGTCATTCTTTTATTGGATACAACGAATACATTAGAAAGCGGACTTCCAAATGCGATTCGAATTGCAAAAGAAATGGAACAAAGAGGGCAAAAACTTGTTGCGGTTCGTTTAGATAGTGGTGACCTAGCTTATTTATCAAAAAAGGTTCGTAAGCGACTTGATGAGGTAGGGTTGGACTACGTTAAAATCTCTGCCACAAATGACTTAGATGAAGCAACCATTGCCTCTTTGAAGCAACAAGGTGCCAAAATTGATATCTGGGGTGTAGGAACTAAATTTATTACGGCGTATGACAATCCAGCCTTAGGTGGAGTCCATAAAATAGTAGCGCGTAGCCCATTTCATCATGAATTAAAAAGTGATGGAGGTCAGTACCAAGCAGGATGA
- a CDS encoding ornithine--oxo-acid transaminase codes for MARPISSRRGLKWLGTQDIIKQTEQFGANNYHPLPIVISKGKGVWVWDPEGTKYMDMLSAYSAVNQGHCHPDIIQALKDQAERITLTSRAFHNDQLGAFYSKVAALTGKNMVLPMNTGAEAVETAVKAARRWAYDIKGVQENQAEIIVCENNFHGRTMTAVSLSSNTEYKRGFGPMLPGIKVVPYGDIQALKDAITDSTAAFLVEPIQGEAGVIIPPDGYLAEAATLCQSKQVLLIADEIQSGLGRSGKRFAIDWANIVPDMYILGKALGGGVMPISAVAGNDDILGVFEPGSHGSTFGGNPLACAVSVAALNVLEEEKLVERSLELGHYFMEKLKTIQNPIIKEVRGRGLFIGLELTEPARPYCEKLKEKGLLCKETHEKVIRLAPPLVISKEEIDWAFNQLQAVLHQG; via the coding sequence GTGGCGAGACCAATCAGTTCAAGGAGGGGTTTAAAATGGCTTGGAACTCAAGACATTATTAAACAAACTGAACAATTTGGAGCGAACAATTATCATCCACTACCAATCGTTATTTCCAAAGGCAAAGGAGTTTGGGTGTGGGATCCTGAAGGGACAAAATATATGGATATGCTTAGCGCGTATTCAGCAGTTAATCAAGGACATTGCCATCCTGATATTATTCAGGCGTTAAAAGATCAAGCGGAGCGAATTACATTAACCTCAAGAGCTTTCCACAATGATCAGTTAGGTGCTTTTTACTCTAAAGTTGCAGCATTAACAGGAAAGAATATGGTTTTACCTATGAACACTGGTGCAGAGGCAGTAGAAACAGCAGTTAAAGCTGCAAGAAGATGGGCATATGACATAAAAGGTGTGCAAGAGAATCAAGCTGAAATCATTGTTTGTGAAAACAACTTTCATGGAAGAACGATGACAGCTGTTTCCTTATCGTCAAATACTGAATACAAACGTGGTTTTGGACCGATGCTTCCTGGAATTAAGGTCGTTCCTTATGGTGATATTCAAGCTCTAAAAGATGCCATCACAGACTCAACAGCTGCTTTTTTAGTGGAACCAATTCAAGGAGAAGCAGGAGTAATCATTCCACCAGATGGATATTTGGCGGAAGCTGCTACGCTTTGTCAATCAAAACAAGTATTATTAATAGCAGACGAAATTCAATCAGGCTTAGGCCGTTCAGGGAAACGATTTGCAATAGACTGGGCAAACATTGTACCGGATATGTACATTTTGGGCAAAGCACTTGGTGGGGGTGTCATGCCAATCTCAGCGGTTGCCGGGAACGACGATATATTAGGTGTATTTGAACCGGGTTCGCATGGATCAACTTTTGGTGGGAATCCACTAGCATGTGCGGTATCTGTTGCTGCCTTAAATGTATTAGAAGAAGAGAAACTAGTTGAAAGGTCTTTAGAGCTAGGTCATTATTTTATGGAGAAGTTAAAAACAATTCAAAATCCAATTATAAAAGAAGTACGGGGAAGGGGATTGTTCATAGGACTGGAACTGACAGAACCAGCCCGACCATATTGTGAAAAGTTAAAAGAAAAAGGACTGCTTTGTAAGGAGACGCATGAAAAGGTGATCAGGTTAGCTCCGCCACTTGTTATTTCTAAGGAGGAAATTGACTGGGCATTTAACCAACTTCAAGCTGTTCTACATCAAGGTTAA
- a CDS encoding methyl-accepting chemotaxis protein: protein MVTAPYTSLATKKVSVTLARSLEDGSGVVAIDLELNNLTSMLEAIKVGEDGYLFLLDKNQSFISHPSNEIGTVAQEEFFAKMYQSEEGSFQYTFEAEEKYMSFRTNELTGWKLAGTYFTKEVDSTVNPILWTTLTVIGITLLLGAIIISGVIRSITKPIRSLTKAAARIGTGDLSENKELKQNRRDEIGELANSFEQMRVSFLALLQGVLDKSTQVAAASEQLLASSEQNTRATEQITTAVQEVVSTTEEQGTRMESSTNKASQLSESVNVMARETNVASSTARDVQEVVVAGSQAVKTSMNQMNTIKETSVTVAQRIKQLGSSSKEINQVTAVIKEIAEQTNLLALNASIEAARAGEHGKGFAVVAEEVRKLAEQSAAASEQIRDMILAIQEQAGLASDAMQVGGTEVENGIKVASQANQSFATIDQHIKNMVKKITYVTSEANKVSSGTKEFVHVFNELAAHSEETTTEMQTVSASTEEQLASMEEIASSAENLSSLSEELQELVQVFKW, encoded by the coding sequence ATTGTTACAGCACCTTATACGTCACTTGCAACCAAAAAGGTATCTGTTACACTAGCTCGTTCTCTAGAAGATGGAAGTGGCGTTGTCGCCATTGATTTAGAATTAAACAATCTGACCAGTATGCTTGAGGCGATAAAAGTAGGAGAGGATGGTTATTTATTTCTTTTAGATAAAAATCAAAGCTTTATTTCTCACCCCTCTAATGAAATTGGTACAGTTGCCCAAGAGGAGTTCTTTGCAAAAATGTATCAATCTGAGGAAGGATCATTTCAATATACATTTGAAGCGGAAGAGAAATATATGAGCTTTCGTACAAATGAACTTACAGGTTGGAAGCTTGCAGGTACCTATTTTACGAAAGAAGTAGATAGTACTGTGAATCCAATTCTGTGGACAACACTTACGGTTATTGGGATCACTCTACTACTTGGAGCTATCATTATTTCTGGTGTCATTCGTTCCATTACAAAGCCAATACGTAGTCTTACCAAAGCTGCAGCACGCATTGGAACAGGAGATCTTAGTGAAAACAAGGAATTAAAACAAAATCGACGAGATGAGATTGGTGAGTTAGCGAACTCCTTTGAACAAATGCGAGTCTCTTTCCTAGCCCTTCTTCAAGGAGTATTAGATAAATCGACACAAGTAGCAGCCGCATCTGAGCAGTTACTTGCAAGCTCTGAACAAAATACCAGGGCTACAGAACAAATTACTACCGCAGTACAAGAGGTTGTCAGTACAACAGAAGAGCAAGGAACTCGAATGGAGAGCAGTACAAATAAAGCAAGTCAACTCTCAGAATCTGTGAACGTAATGGCTCGAGAAACGAATGTTGCATCCTCTACAGCAAGAGATGTGCAAGAAGTAGTTGTCGCTGGTAGTCAAGCAGTGAAGACGAGTATGAATCAAATGAATACAATAAAAGAAACAAGCGTAACTGTTGCACAACGAATCAAACAACTTGGAAGTAGCTCTAAAGAAATAAATCAAGTAACAGCTGTTATTAAAGAAATTGCAGAACAAACCAATTTGTTGGCATTAAATGCCTCCATTGAAGCGGCAAGAGCAGGAGAACATGGCAAAGGTTTTGCAGTTGTTGCTGAGGAAGTAAGGAAGCTTGCCGAACAATCTGCAGCAGCCAGCGAACAAATTCGCGATATGATTCTAGCCATTCAAGAACAAGCCGGTTTGGCATCCGATGCGATGCAAGTTGGAGGGACAGAAGTAGAAAATGGAATAAAAGTAGCTAGTCAGGCAAACCAATCATTTGCGACAATTGATCAGCATATAAAGAACATGGTTAAAAAAATCACCTATGTGACCTCAGAAGCAAATAAAGTTTCATCAGGGACAAAAGAATTTGTACATGTATTTAACGAGTTAGCAGCTCATTCCGAAGAGACTACAACCGAAATGCAAACTGTTTCTGCCTCTACAGAAGAACAACTTGCATCTATGGAAGAGATCGCAAGTTCAGCCGAAAACTTATCTAGTCTCTCGGAGGAGCTACAAGAATTGGTACAAGTATTTAAATGGTGA
- a CDS encoding anti-repressor SinI family protein: MFGICDKNDQEWLHLIREAKRLGLTVKEIKQFIYESKKKNHNLFYLRILIIRASPSNYASKVYLI; encoded by the coding sequence GTGTTTGGGATTTGTGATAAAAACGATCAAGAGTGGTTACACTTAATACGAGAAGCGAAGAGACTTGGGCTTACAGTTAAAGAAATCAAGCAATTTATATATGAATCGAAAAAAAAGAATCATAACCTCTTTTATCTACGCATTCTTATAATCAGGGCTTCCCCATCTAATTACGCATCTAAAGTTTACTTAATCTAG
- a CDS encoding MFS transporter has product MNSTSIQRRDHVLFLSTVFCFWFATYIYIPTFSLYLEYKNFSYSAIGIILGSYGVTQILLRFPLGILSDILHRARKQLYIGGFAVAILSGILLVYFDSFTAIFAARLMAGITASMWVMATILYAQYFVRSESSRAMGTLQFLTVMPQFASMALAGLIVQSFGWTLPFWVAVAASVIGLVLACFIKVIPQEQYAGRTKRLAISEYVKQTIKVPSLLQITALSMIGHGILFITIFGFTPLYAASIGVNEGTLVWLVTAFFIPHAAASLGLAFIKLEETYVNRILLISLIGTGAAMFIIPFTTTLISLSIVHAVIGLTLGLFLPLLLGKVAGLPVDSLRTSVMGFYQSFYAFGIFLGPLVAGAIAEWFGLMEMFWFGGVLAFIGLPLLIYAKKQ; this is encoded by the coding sequence ATGAACTCAACTTCCATTCAAAGAAGGGACCATGTCTTATTTTTATCCACTGTTTTTTGTTTTTGGTTTGCTACATATATCTATATTCCGACGTTCAGTCTCTATTTGGAATATAAGAATTTTAGCTATTCAGCAATTGGCATCATCCTTGGAAGCTATGGTGTTACCCAGATTCTGTTACGCTTTCCGTTAGGCATTTTGTCAGACATCCTTCATCGCGCCCGCAAACAGCTTTATATAGGTGGTTTCGCGGTCGCCATTTTAAGTGGGATCCTGCTTGTGTATTTTGATTCTTTTACAGCTATTTTTGCAGCTCGCCTTATGGCGGGAATCACCGCGTCTATGTGGGTAATGGCCACCATTTTGTATGCTCAATACTTTGTTCGTTCAGAGTCCTCTCGAGCCATGGGCACATTGCAATTTCTAACCGTCATGCCGCAATTTGCGAGTATGGCACTTGCTGGCTTAATTGTGCAAAGTTTTGGTTGGACGCTACCATTTTGGGTAGCCGTCGCAGCATCTGTTATTGGTCTTGTTCTGGCTTGTTTCATCAAAGTAATTCCTCAGGAACAGTATGCTGGCCGAACAAAACGTTTGGCTATTAGTGAATATGTTAAACAGACCATTAAGGTGCCTTCTTTGCTACAAATTACTGCTTTATCTATGATTGGTCATGGTATTCTCTTTATTACGATATTTGGTTTTACACCATTGTATGCAGCAAGTATTGGAGTAAATGAGGGCACTCTAGTATGGTTGGTAACAGCCTTCTTCATTCCACATGCCGCCGCATCTTTAGGGCTTGCTTTTATTAAGCTGGAAGAAACGTATGTAAACAGGATACTCCTAATAAGCCTTATTGGTACGGGAGCAGCCATGTTCATCATCCCTTTTACAACCACTTTAATTAGCTTAAGTATTGTGCATGCTGTGATTGGCCTAACCTTAGGACTCTTTCTGCCTCTTTTACTTGGAAAAGTTGCAGGACTACCTGTGGATTCTCTACGGACATCTGTAATGGGCTTTTATCAATCCTTTTATGCATTTGGCATTTTTTTAGGACCGTTAGTAGCCGGTGCAATTGCTGAATGGTTTGGACTTATGGAAATGTTTTGGTTTGGAGGGGTGTTGGCCTTTATCGGACTTCCACTTCTTATATATGCTAAAAAACAATAA
- a CDS encoding cysteine hydrolase family protein gives MKALINIDYTNDFIAQDGALTVGSPGQAIESEVVKLTKEFVDDGHFVVFAVDAHDQADPFHPENKLFPPHNIRHTSGRNLYGSLGEYYNEIKEYPHVYFMDKTRYSAFVGTDLDIKLRERGITEVHLIGDVTDICVLHTAVYAYSLQYKIVVHQHAVASFNQTGHEWALEHFKNCLGATIC, from the coding sequence TTGAAGGCGTTAATTAATATTGATTATACAAATGATTTTATTGCTCAAGATGGGGCGTTAACAGTTGGATCACCAGGTCAAGCGATTGAGTCAGAAGTCGTTAAACTGACTAAAGAATTTGTTGATGATGGTCATTTTGTTGTATTTGCAGTTGATGCGCATGATCAAGCCGATCCATTTCATCCTGAAAACAAACTATTCCCTCCTCATAATATTCGTCATACATCAGGGCGGAATTTATATGGATCTCTTGGAGAATATTATAATGAGATAAAAGAGTATCCACACGTTTATTTTATGGATAAAACAAGATATTCTGCTTTTGTTGGAACCGATCTTGATATTAAGCTGCGTGAACGGGGCATCACTGAAGTCCATCTAATTGGAGATGTGACGGACATTTGTGTATTGCATACAGCTGTTTATGCTTATTCTCTTCAATATAAAATTGTTGTTCATCAACATGCTGTTGCAAGCTTTAACCAAACTGGTCATGAGTGGGCGCTTGAACATTTCAAAAACTGTCTTGGGGCCACCATCTGCTAG
- a CDS encoding helix-turn-helix domain-containing protein, which produces MIGNQVKKCRLDRGLSLSELAENAGVAKSYLSSIERNIQSNPSIHFLEKISLILNVPIETLLYGKSASTNTCDLDDEWVNLAREAKESGISQEQFREFLEFNRWRKDQSKS; this is translated from the coding sequence ATGATTGGAAACCAAGTTAAAAAATGCAGATTAGACAGAGGACTTTCTTTGTCAGAACTAGCAGAGAATGCTGGAGTCGCTAAATCCTACTTAAGTTCTATAGAACGCAATATTCAATCCAACCCTTCCATACATTTTTTAGAGAAAATTTCCCTAATATTAAATGTACCTATTGAAACATTATTATATGGTAAATCGGCCTCAACAAATACATGTGACTTGGATGATGAATGGGTAAACTTGGCCCGCGAAGCTAAAGAATCAGGCATTAGTCAGGAACAATTCCGTGAATTTCTTGAGTTTAATCGTTGGAGAAAAGATCAATCAAAATCATAG
- a CDS encoding ATP-binding protein, producing the protein MRLDQLSGIKSYAEALRMHTHEFMNKLHVVSAMVHTESYDELQTYIKTISTYYQEDVGWISRHLNDPVLVGYLLNKLNMVKNNGIEISLTGESSWPVVKEPKLLNVLITVIGNSLDNASEALSTIKNPKIIVTIDYDGENILWKVRDNGAKIAQEKLDQLLDKGNSTKGSERGYGMYLMLTSTEEVGGELKLLANNDEGVTLRAELPLQGVEYDKRINH; encoded by the coding sequence TTGCGCTTGGATCAGTTATCAGGAATCAAATCATATGCTGAAGCCTTACGTATGCATACTCATGAGTTTATGAATAAGCTTCATGTAGTATCTGCAATGGTTCATACGGAGTCATACGATGAATTACAAACATATATCAAAACGATCTCAACTTATTATCAAGAGGATGTCGGTTGGATTTCAAGGCATCTTAATGACCCAGTGTTAGTAGGCTATCTTTTAAATAAGCTTAATATGGTGAAAAATAATGGAATTGAGATTAGTCTTACTGGTGAATCATCATGGCCAGTGGTGAAAGAGCCTAAACTATTAAATGTTCTTATAACAGTAATTGGCAATAGTCTCGATAATGCATCTGAAGCACTTTCGACAATAAAAAATCCTAAAATAATTGTGACGATTGATTATGATGGAGAGAATATTCTGTGGAAAGTCAGAGACAACGGTGCAAAAATAGCACAGGAAAAGCTTGACCAGCTTTTAGATAAAGGGAATTCTACTAAGGGATCAGAGAGAGGCTATGGCATGTATCTAATGCTCACTTCTACTGAAGAAGTAGGGGGAGAGCTGAAACTATTAGCTAATAATGATGAAGGTGTTACATTAAGGGCAGAGTTGCCGTTACAAGGAGTAGAATATGATAAACGTATTAATCATTGA
- the nadD gene encoding nicotinate (nicotinamide) nucleotide adenylyltransferase, whose product MKIGVYGSAFDPITNVHLWTASTIFHRKKLDKMLFLPSSKERRDKSLRSDDEHRIRMIQLAIADDSRFELSTEELDAPIGKQYTYFTMQRLKEQYSNDELFFVMGADILVNIGKGSWVQGEKLVEEHQFIVMARDGIDMLKTISKSPLLRNADDGRFHLVDKGLAMEISSTYIREEFSRGGEPRYLLPESCYQYILNNQLYLDTDS is encoded by the coding sequence GTGAAAATTGGAGTATACGGCTCAGCTTTTGATCCCATAACGAATGTACATCTTTGGACAGCCTCTACGATTTTTCATCGCAAGAAGCTTGATAAAATGTTGTTTCTTCCATCTTCTAAAGAGAGACGAGATAAAAGCTTAAGAAGTGATGATGAACATCGAATCCGGATGATACAACTGGCAATAGCGGATGACTCAAGATTTGAGCTGTCTACAGAAGAACTCGATGCTCCAATTGGTAAGCAATACACATATTTCACCATGCAAAGGTTAAAAGAACAGTATTCGAATGATGAGTTATTTTTTGTGATGGGAGCCGATATCTTAGTTAATATCGGAAAAGGCAGTTGGGTTCAAGGTGAAAAGCTTGTCGAAGAACATCAATTCATCGTGATGGCCCGTGATGGAATTGATATGCTTAAGACCATCTCAAAATCTCCTTTGCTGCGTAATGCTGATGATGGTCGATTCCACTTGGTAGATAAGGGATTAGCTATGGAAATAAGTTCAACGTATATTCGAGAAGAGTTTAGTAGGGGAGGAGAGCCACGCTATCTCCTGCCAGAGAGCTGCTATCAATATATACTGAACAATCAATTATACCTAGATACTGATTCCTAG
- a CDS encoding PAS domain-containing protein, producing MSDFKRENSKKTYSLKTIIILLVCMVVLIALSCTSILVAYDNAKTTRISLEDKVWTIATSFARSPVVIEGLTNENTRERLQEYTLEVQSETNVEYIVVMDMDRIRLTHPTFDQVGKKFVGNDEGLAFEGETYTSTAEGTLGESLRAFIPVFDETTREQIGVVSVGILTAHINEAVYRSQFMVLLGGFFGLIPGIIGAVFLASKVKKSMQNLEPVEIAQLLETREAILSSVQEGILAIDSSGKIILVNEAATKMLQKAGLDKSPLYQDVAEFIPEFNLHDVLKKDRIERNQQVTLNELELGSKSSACRFKWSTYGSDGNISGQD from the coding sequence GTGAGTGATTTTAAGAGGGAAAATTCTAAGAAAACCTATAGTTTAAAAACGATCATTATTTTACTTGTGTGTATGGTTGTATTAATCGCACTTTCTTGTACGAGTATCCTTGTTGCTTATGACAATGCAAAAACAACAAGGATTTCGCTCGAAGACAAGGTCTGGACCATTGCCACATCATTTGCGAGATCGCCAGTTGTTATAGAAGGTTTGACAAATGAGAATACAAGAGAACGATTGCAGGAGTATACATTAGAAGTACAATCTGAGACGAATGTAGAATACATTGTTGTGATGGATATGGATCGTATACGTTTAACGCACCCAACCTTTGATCAAGTTGGAAAAAAATTTGTTGGAAATGATGAGGGCCTAGCTTTTGAGGGGGAGACATATACATCTACTGCCGAGGGTACGCTTGGTGAATCATTACGAGCATTTATCCCTGTTTTTGATGAGACAACAAGAGAGCAGATAGGTGTAGTGTCCGTGGGTATTTTGACTGCTCACATTAACGAAGCGGTTTATCGGAGTCAATTCATGGTATTGTTAGGTGGCTTTTTTGGTCTAATTCCTGGAATCATTGGCGCTGTATTTTTAGCTTCTAAAGTGAAAAAGTCGATGCAGAATCTTGAGCCAGTTGAAATTGCTCAGCTATTAGAAACAAGGGAAGCCATTTTATCCTCTGTACAAGAAGGCATTCTTGCCATTGACTCAAGTGGTAAGATCATTCTTGTGAATGAGGCTGCGACGAAGATGCTCCAAAAAGCCGGTTTAGACAAAAGTCCACTCTATCAGGATGTCGCTGAGTTCATACCTGAATTTAACTTGCACGATGTCTTGAAGAAAGACAGGATAGAACGTAATCAACAGGTTACTCTCAATGAACTTGAGCTTGGTAGTAAATCGAGTGCCTGTAGATTCAAATGGAGTACGTATGGGAGCGATGGCAACATTTCAGGACAAGACTGA
- a CDS encoding helix-turn-helix domain-containing protein, with protein sequence MNGKRIRSLRKERGMTLNQLSDCSGVSKSYLSYVERGIQKNPSIDILSKLSKAMNLPVIELIRQMEEQ encoded by the coding sequence ATGAATGGAAAGAGAATCAGGTCTCTAAGGAAAGAACGAGGAATGACATTAAACCAACTGTCAGATTGCTCCGGTGTGTCGAAGTCGTATCTAAGTTATGTGGAACGAGGCATACAGAAAAATCCTAGTATTGATATTTTATCGAAACTATCCAAAGCGATGAATTTACCGGTTATTGAATTAATTAGACAGATGGAAGAACAATAA
- a CDS encoding cache domain-containing protein, giving the protein MTRKKKQQKKKGFSIRLKLIVSFVFILTLPPLVIGYFAYNSAKENTNELMMQEAQESTHTLDQMINQYITSQTENLNLLAAELSDVSLDDSSIEREVSGYLEQFNVSQSNVGQVIIGTDSGTFIYQPTFIEYPDTFDIRERSWYQASKRSGWRGYCYSTLYVTCNQKGICYTSSFSRRWKWRCRH; this is encoded by the coding sequence ATGACAAGGAAAAAGAAGCAACAGAAGAAAAAAGGATTCAGCATACGATTGAAGCTTATTGTCTCTTTTGTTTTCATCCTAACGTTGCCACCACTTGTTATAGGGTACTTTGCCTATAATAGTGCTAAGGAAAATACAAATGAATTGATGATGCAAGAAGCACAGGAAAGTACACATACACTCGATCAAATGATTAATCAATACATTACCTCACAAACAGAGAATCTCAATCTACTTGCTGCTGAGCTATCAGATGTGTCTTTAGATGACAGTAGTATAGAGAGAGAAGTATCAGGTTATCTAGAGCAATTTAATGTTTCACAATCAAATGTGGGACAGGTAATAATAGGGACAGATTCTGGTACATTCATCTATCAACCAACTTTTATTGAGTACCCAGATACGTTTGATATTCGAGAGAGGTCCTGGTACCAAGCAAGCAAAAGGAGCGGGTGGAGAGGTTATTGTTACAGCACCTTATACGTCACTTGCAACCAAAAAGGTATCTGTTACACTAGCTCGTTCTCTAGAAGATGGAAGTGGCGTTGTCGCCATTGA